The Drosophila nasuta strain 15112-1781.00 chromosome 2L, ASM2355853v1, whole genome shotgun sequence genome window below encodes:
- the LOC132798405 gene encoding CD109 antigen-like has translation MYRLRPHRGSYYCSFIVFALLLLSLCSDVVIAENNETSYYIVSAAEVIFSKRSYGVVVGIFESSVSCSCEVILQGPRFYMSMQMQITPMHPMSSYRFKLPELESGDYSLTVNGLRGMNFTTTKKLTWQIFKNFVKIQTPKTKYWAGELLQFRVIFHNELMKIATPEYKATIWIEDAKGYRVCLYHEFPTIKGVFESELHIGRYPNIGAWHICVKNGVHTNEQCAQIQVEQFDPTFSETNSTLFKENRLRNLRPIKRRSRSRRSVSLGNSFPAEVYKAKIRSDKAKRIPKNENLIELNFGAPTQTTETMKFQLDQKLNYTIAVVMFNGMVLAAGTSYPDKNNTFTIDLRVTTLMWPFVHVTLYGMESGSTALYVATQTIKLKRGKHDHVNIMAPTVVKPGEVISLRVNAVGKSYMGLSAIDSRIFGVTNDNDFNEHYFDIIMGALLTFPHQVQLSENPKASNLGLFVLTNAKNIFEVKPKNVNETSSFIPKSAFTKPANPAASRKKKGMRMRSAAFHHIDSNIPKTKPTTRKLYPSITLRRSPIDAYCCSLPPSNNDFNDVMLFESVEDTQPGWRNFTVHVPAKITEWKLNAFLMQPYTGLTLFQSKQPFISIQATKDLYLQYSVPRHIKVGELLVLPVHCFNQRPRKMNVVIKVKQNPEIFQQLDIKRRTFPASDYVEQNLQLARKSSNTLNLYIRALKAGTLRLSITAVSDALSDTVVHPIEIIQPGQLVTHHEDIYKKMGYRTMRTQFEIKLPHKPSANDVKCYLSADLIAANIQGLERIDRTDNGEQVISKVMGVYLLWDFVQGHNWMKKKWLRHLEDELNDGFQSMQRMRARDAGFSFAEKPEGNCTSVWLTGYALQMLQLLQKTPVTFDPRVIIQCEKYLLNHRVNRKEFVENCNTPERRKLSNLELSLDVLKGLQLSNRMIRIQESHRWVSKQLAKHANYQLEAKRGFNLQTWQKPNETTNGNWSEIRCNIEIAANILISQVTRKKDVTTEIYTWLISQLYGENCRVACFECSVARKAIYSYTRSLTSEPEVNLAVTIIGDNGQRKNIRFDSSNKYQTQMVNIQPKSQALNFIAYGLGELLVQCSYQYDPKQQSDPDANVTTSYKIVVEQKKLKKISQSYINICLERDNKNKDFYIGSEIILRLQSGYVLSRNSVDQLVANKLVLQADSKEGNTKLLVRLGQIQFNKLTCLSVLVVLQHLVENLQPGTISISDTNSQLKPQVRNFNVTF, from the exons ATGTATAGATTAAGACCCCATCGGGGCTCCTACTATTGCTCGtttattgtatttgcattgttgttgctatcgcTGTGTTCGGATGTGGTAATTGCCGAGAA CAACGAGACTAGTTATTATATAGTATCAGCAGCTGAGGTGATATTCTCGAAACGTTCCTATGGCGTCGTTGTGGGCATCTTTGAGAGCAGTGTCAGCTGCAGTTGTGAGGTGATTCTGCAGGGTCCCCGATTTTACATGagcatgcaaatgcaaattactcCAATGCATCCGATGAGCTCGTATCGTTTTAAACTCCCAGAACTGGAGAGCGGTGATTACAGCTTGACTGTGAATGGACTGCGTGGCATGAACTTTACAACCACCAAAAAATTGACTTGGCAAATCTTCAAGAACTTTGTGAAAATTCAAACaccgaaaacaaaatattgggCTGGAGAATTGCTGCAATTTCGTGTAATCTTTCACAATGAACTGATGAAGATTGCGACACCCGAATACAAGGCGACAATATGGATAGAAGATGCAAAGGGCTACCGTGTCTGTCTCTACCATGAGTTTCCGACCATTAAAGGCGTATTTGAATCAGAGCTGCACATTGGCAGATATCCAAACATCGGAGCGTGGCATATCTGTGTGAAGAATGGAGTCCATACGAACGAACAATGTGCACAAATCCAAGTCGAGCAGTTTGATCCTACATTTTCAGAAACAAACTCGACGCTCTTTAAGGAGAATAGGCTACGCAACTTGAGACCAATTAAAAGAAGATCGCGGTCACGTCGATCTGTGTCACTTGGAAATAGTTTCCCAGCTGAAGTTTACAAAGCAAAAATTCGTTCTGATAAAGCAAAAAGAATACCAAAAAACGAGAATTT aattgAGCTTAACTTTGGCGCTCCAACGCAGACCACTGAGACAATGAAGTTTCAACTTGATCAGAAACTCAACTATACTATAGCTGTAGTAATGTTTAATGGCATGGTTTTGGCAGCCGGCACATCTTATCCCGATAAAAACAACACATTCACCATCGACCTGAGGGTAACTACGTTAATGTGGCCGTTTGTTCATGTCACTCTCTATGGCATGGAATCGGGCTCAACAGCTTTATATGTGGCAACACAAACAATTAAACTAAAACGAGGCAAACACGATCAT GTTAATATCATGGCACCCACAGTAGTTAAGCCTGGCGAAGTGATCTCACTTCGTGTTAATGCAGTTGGCAAATCATATATGGGTCTTTCGGCAATAGATAGTCGAATATTTGGCGTGACGAATGATAACGATTTCAATGAACATTATTTTGATATCATTATGGGTGCACTTCTAACCTTTCCTCACCAAGTGCAACTCTCTGAGAATCCAAAAGCCTCGAATCTAGGTTTATTTGTATTGACgaatgcaaaaaatattttcgaagTCAAGCCAA agAATGTTAATGAGACATCATCCTTTATACCAAAGTCAGCTTTTA CTAAACCGGCAAATCCAGCTGCATCAAGGAAAAAGAAAGGTATGAGAATGAGATCTGCAGCGTTCCATCACATTGATAGCAACattccaaaaacaaaaccaacaacaagaaaacttTACCCCAGTATAACTTTGCGTCGATCTCCAATTGATGCTTACTGCTGCAGTCTTCCGCCATCGAACAACGACTTCAACGATGTGATGCTGTTCGAAAGTGTAGAAGA CACGCAACCTGGCTGGAGAAACTTTACAGTACATGTTCCTGCTAAAATCACAGAATGGAAActgaatgcatttttaatgcaacCCTACACTGGACTCACACTTTTCCAATCCAAACAGCCCTTCATCAGCATTCAAGCCACAAAGGATCTATATTTGCAATACAGTGTGCCACGCCACATAAAAGTCG GCGAACTTCTAGTTCTGCCTGTGCATTGCTTCAATCAGCGGCCTAGAAAGATGAATGTGGTAATTAAAGTCAAGCAAAATCCAGAGATCTTTCAACAACTAGACATTAAACGGAGGACCTTTCCTGCCTCAGACTACGTAGAGCAAAATCTGCAGTTGGCACGTAAAAGTTCCAACACTCTTAATCTTTACATTCGTGCTCTTAAAGCTGGCACTCTGCGACTTTCTATAACGGCAGTGAGTGATGCTCTAAGCGATACTGTAGTACATCCAATCGAAATTATACAACCGGGTCAATTGGTAACTCACCACGAGGATATCTACAAAAAAATGGGATATCGTACAATGCGCACACAGTTTGAAATCAAGTTGCCACACAAACCTTCAGCGAACGATGTCAAATGTTATTTGAGTGCCGACTTGATTGCAGCCAACATCCAAGGTCTCGAGCGCATTGATCGTACAGACAACGGTGAGCAAGTGATCAGCAAAGTGATGGGTGTCTATTTGCTCTGGGACTTTGTCCAGGGTCACAATTGGATGAAGAAGAAATGGCTACGGCATCTAGAAGATGAGCTCAATGATGGATTTCAGTCGATGCAGCGAATGCGTGCTCGTGATGCTGGATTTAGTTTCGCGGAGAAACCAGAAGGCAATTGTACATCAGTCTGGTTGACAGGCTATGCCCTGCAgatgttgcaattgctgcagaAGACGCCGGTTACTTTTGATCCACGTGTGATAATACAGTGTGAGAAATATCTTCTCAATCATCGAGTGAATCGCAAAGAGTTTGTGGAAAATTGCAATACGCCAGAGCGACGCAAACTGAGTAATTTGGAGCTTTCTCTTGATGTGCTCAAGGGTCTACAGTTGTCCAACCGCATGATTCGCATACAGGAGTCGCATAGATGGGTTAGCAAGCAGCTAGCAAAGCATGCCAACTATCAACTGGAGGCGAAGCGTGGCTTCAATCTGCAGACATGGCAGAAGCCCAATGAAACAACAAACGGCAACTGGTCGGAAATACGTTGTAATATCGAAATAGCAGCAAACATTCTCATTTCACAGGTGACTCGCAAAAAAGATGTAACAACCGAAATATACACATGGTTAATCTCTCAACTCTATGGTGAAAACTGTCGAGTGGCATGCTTTGAATGCAGTGTGGCCAGGAAGGCGATCTATAGTTACACCAGATCGCTAACAAGTGAACCGGAAGTAAATCTGGCCGTAACTATTATTGGAGATAATGGTCAGAGGAAGAATATTCGCTTCGATTCATCGAATAAATATCAAACCCAAATGGTCAATATACAGCCTAAATCTCAAGCACTCAATTTCATAGCCTATGGTCTGGGTGAATTGCTGGTACAATGTTCCTATCAATATGATCCAAAGCAACAGTCGGATCCCGATGCAAATGTGACCACCTCTTATAAAATTGTAGTTGAACAAAAGAAACTGAAGAAGATTTCGCAatcgtatataaatatatgcttGGAGCGtgacaacaaaaataaggATTTTTACATAGGTAGTGAAATAATTTTACGGCTGCAATCGGGATATGTGCTCAGCAGAAATAGTGTGGATCAACTGGTTGCCAACAAACTTGTGTTG CAAGCTGATTCGAAGGAAGGCAATACCAAATTGCTTGTGCGTCTGGGTCAAATACAGTTTAACAAATTAACTTGCTTGTCTGTGCTTGTTGTACTTCAGCACTTGGTGGAAAATTTGCAGCCTGGCACGATATCAATATCTGATACAAATTCACAGCTTAAGCCTCAAGTGCGCAATTTTAATGTAACTTTTTAG
- the LOC132787473 gene encoding uncharacterized protein LOC132787473 has product MGSCLGSCVAANSSASVSATASNSNSTASTSSSSSASATSSTNCVTAAANSWYLWRRPRARGRTRARAGSTDEPEAELLSTASERCQRRGLVYRILKFKRKQQCPQFLDRYWEQQPSYAKLQNDSALADIQLQNLDVHKLLNAAATPSKETELQSYARMASSRASSSLDLEWEHEYSQLRQYQQRQQKEQRQLQQQQQQHHQTLQDTPPMVASQARYASLDQLTTAASLAASHGRHAAAARQARLGHGQRYGGSFTRTSCCSSTQNSWSHISTPESLEWDIDAEQEQQRQLRQEDDNLDDETLKLLHQIEQLKHHVLQETGDGLSMGATPAVGVGVAVDELTEGLQFRASHFGGVEAPIS; this is encoded by the exons ATGGGTTCATGTCTCGGCAGCTGTGTAGCCGCCAACTCCTCCGCGTCCGTTTCAGCCACGGCCTCGAACTCGAATTCCACAGCTTCAACATCGTCGTCTTCCTCCGCATCGGCCACGAGCTCCACGAACTGTGTTACGGCCGCCGCCAACAGCTGGTATCTGTG GCGTCGACCCAGAGCGAGAGGCAGAACTCGAGCACGAGCAGGGTCCACCGATGAGCCGGAAGCGGAGCTGCTATCGACGGCCAGTGAACGTTGCCAGCGTCGTGGCCTTGTCTATCGCATCTTGAAGTTTAAAAGGAAACAGCAATGTCCACAGTTCCTGGACAGATATTGGGAACAGCAGCCCAGCTATGCGAAGTTGCAAAACGACAG TGCATTGGCTGATATCCAGCTGCAGAATCTGGATGTGCACAAGTTGCTCAATGCCGCAGCGACGCCCAGCAAGGAGACGGAACTGCAGAGCTACGCTCGCATGGCCAGCTCAAGGGCGAGCTCGTCTCTCGACCTGGAATGGGAGCATGAATACTCGCAGCTGCGTCAGTatcagcagcgacagcaaaagGAGCAAcgacagctgcaacaacagcaacagcagcatcaccAAACGCTGCAGGACACACCACCGATGGTGGCATCGCAAGCACGCTACGCTTCTCTGGACCAATTGACAACGGCGGCATCGCTTGCTGCCAGCCATGGGCGTCATGCTGCCGCCGCGCGGCAAGCACGTTTGGGGCACGGCCAACGTTATGGCGGCTCCTTTACACGCACATCTTGCTGCTCGTCTACACAGAACTCCTGGTCACACATCTCCACGCCAGAATCACTTGAGTGGGACATTGATGCcgagcaggagcagcagcgtCAGTTGCGCCAGGAGGATGATAACTTGGATGATGAGACCCTCAAGTTGTTGCATCAAATCGAACAGCTCAAGCATCATGTGCTCCAGGAGACGGGCGATGGCTTAAGCATGGGCGCAACGCCAGCTGTcggtgtgggcgtggcagtcgATGAGCTCACAGAAGGATTGCAGTTTCGTGCATCGCATTTCGGCGGAGTAGAGGCGCCTATTAGTTGA